In Equus caballus isolate H_3958 breed thoroughbred chromosome 25, TB-T2T, whole genome shotgun sequence, one DNA window encodes the following:
- the CIZ1 gene encoding cip1-interacting zinc finger protein isoform X19, which produces MFNQQQQLQQQQLQQLQQQQLQQQQQMLQQLLQQSPPQAPLPMAVSRGLPQQQPQQQLLNLQGTNSASLFNGSMLQRALLLQQLQGNLRSYSLATPNLTAPSLPAPPLATPNLQQFFPQATRQSLLGPPPVGVPINPSQLNLSGRTPQKQARTPSSTTPNRKTMPVEDKSDPPEGSEEATEPQTDTPEDQDTSPGPDGITKEKGTPAPEPESCEASEPPAKRSKSSEGPTEKGPPGQLQAKVQPQARMTAPKQTQTPELLPEPQEARVQPCFQPRVLQIQAQVQPQTQLQMPPVDVQVQPKLQKQAQTQTSPEHLVLQQVQLKLQKQAEPQKQVQSQMQPQAHSKPPRQAEPQKQVQPQMQPQAHSQPPRQAQPQLQKQAQTQTYPQAQAEAQPRVQPLEQPREQPPMQLPVQPLDQTQGQPQTQSQVSLPASEQTPVLVHSTVLETPPDMIEARAGLEEASPEPAGAQVSMEESQEELTSGLDVGECEKRAREMLGMWGAGGSLKVTILQSSDSRAFSTVSLAPGPRSGDSTSAAPATASAPSKQALQFFCYICKANCSSQQEFQDHMSGAQHQQRLGEIQHMSQACLLSLLPVPRDVLEREDEEPPPRRWCNTCQVYYVGDLIQHRRTQDHKIAKQSLRPFCTICNRYFKTPRKFVEHVKSQGHKDKVKELKMLEKEIAGQDEDHFITVDAVGCFEGDEEEEDDDDEEEEEIEVEEEFCKQVRSRDISIEEWKGSETYSPNTAYGVDFLVPVMGYICRICHKFYHSNSGAQLSHCKTLAHFENLQKYKKAKNPSPTSRPVSRRCAINARNALTALFTSGGRPPSQPSAQDTAKTSSKVTARPPLPQPPLPRRSTRLKT; this is translated from the exons ATGTTCAACCAGCAGCAGCaactccagcagcagcagctccagcaattacagcagcagcagctccagcaGCAGCAACAGATGCTCCAGCAGCTGCTCCAGCAGTCCCCTCCGCAGGCCCCACTGCCCATGGCTGTCAGCCG GGGGCTCCCCCAGCAGCAACCCCAGCAGCAGCTTCTGAATCTCCAGGGCACCAACTCGGCCTCCCTCTTCAACGGTTCCATGCTCCAGAGAGCTTTGCTTCTGCAGCAGTTGCAAG GTAACCTCCGCAGCTACAGCCTGGCAACTCCGAACCTGAcagcccccagcctcccagccccgcCGCTGGCCACCCCAAATCTGCAGCAGTTCTTTCCCCAGGCCACTCGGCAGTCTCTGCTGGGCCCCCCTCCTGTTGGGGTCCCCATAAACCCCTCCCAACTCAACCTTTCAGGGCGGACCCCCCAGAAACAGGCCCGGaccccctcctccaccacccctAATCGCAAG ACGATGCCCGTGGAAGACAAGTCAGACCCCCCAGAGGGGTCTGAGGAAGCCACAGAACCCCAAACAGACACACCAGAAG ACCAAGATACCTCTCCCGGCCCAGATGGCATCACTAAGGAAAAAGGCACTCCAGCACCTGAGCCCGAGTCTTGTGAGGCATCTGAGCCACCAGCCAAGAGGTCAAAGAG CTCAGAGGGGCCCACAGAGAAGGGACCCCCAGGGCAGCTGCAGGCAAAGGTCCAGCCACAGGCCCGGATGACGGCACCGAAGCAGACACAGACCCCTGAGCTGCTGCCTGAGCCCCAGGAAGCCCGAGTGCAGCCATGTTTCCAGCCACGGGTTCTGCAGATCCAGGCCCAGGTGCAGCCACAGACTCAGCTACAGATGCCACCAGTGGATGTCCAGGTGCAGCCAAAGCTGCAGAAGCAGGCACAGACACAGACCTCTCCAGAGCACTTAGTGCTGCAGCAGGTGCAGCTGAAGCTGCAGAAGCAGGCAGAGCCACAGAAGCAGGTGCAGTCACAGATGCAGCCACAGGCACATTCAAAGCCCCCAAGGCAGGCTGAGCCACAGAAGCAGGTGCAGCCACAGATGCAGCCACAGGCACATTCACAGCCCCCAAGGCAGGCTCAGCCACAGCTGCAGAAGCAGGCACAGACGCAGACGTATCCACAGGCCCAGGCAGAAGCACAGCCAAGGGTTCAGCCACTGGAGCAGCCACGGGAGCAACCTCCAATGCAGTTGCCAGTGCAGCCACTGGACCAGACCCAGGGGCAGCCTCAGACCCAGTCACAGGTGTCATTGCCAGCATCAGAGCAAACACCGGTTCTGGTTCATTCCACAGTACTGGAGACACCTCCTGACATGATAGAAGCTAGAGCAG GCCTGGAGGAGGCCTCGCCGGAGCCAGCAGGTGCCCAGGTCAGCATGGAGGAGAGCCAGGAGGAGTTGACCAGTGGCCTGGATGTGGGAGAATGTgaaaaaagagcaagagagatGCTAGGG ATGTGGGGTGCCGGGGGCTCCCTGAAGGTCACCATCCTGCAGAGCAGTGACAGCCGGGCCTTCAGCACCGTCTCCCTCGCACCCGGGCCGCGTTCTGGGGACTCCACCTCCGCCGCCCCCGCCACCGCCAGCGCGCCCTCTAAGCAGGCCCTCCAGTTCTTCTGCTACATCTGCAAGGCCAACTGCAGCAGCCAGCAG GAGTTCCAGGACCACATGTCGGGGGCCCAGCACCAGCAGAGGCTCGGGGAGATCCAGCATATGAGCCAAGCCTGCCTCCTGTCCCTGCTGCCTGTGCCCCGGGATGTCCTGGAGAGAGAGGACGA AGAGCCCCCACCGAGGCGCTGGTGCAACACCTGCCAGGTCTACTACGTGGGGGACCTGATCCAGCACCGCAGGACACAGGACCACAAG ATCGCCAAACAATCGCTGCGACCTTTCTGCACTATTTGCAACCGCTACTTCAAGACCCCCCGCAAGTTTGTGGAGCATGTGAAGTCCCAGGGGCACAAGGATAAAGTCAAGGAG CTGAAGATGCTTGAGAAAGAGATAGCTGGCCAAGATGAGGACCACTTCATCACGGTGGATGCCGTGGGCTGCTTTGAGGGTGATGAAGAAGAGGAGGACGACGATGACGAGGAAGAAGAAGAGATCGAGGTTGAGGAGGAATTCTGCAAGCAG GTGAGGTCCAGAGATATATCCATAGAGGAGTGGAAAGGCTCGGAGACCTACAGCCCCAACACCGCATATG GTGTGGACTTCCTGGTGCCCGTGATGGGGTATATCTGCCGCATCTGCCATAAGTTCTACCACAGCAACTCGGGGGCGCAGCTCTCCCACTGCAAGACCTTGGCCCACTTCGAGAACCTGCAG AAATACAAGAAGGCCAAgaaccccagccccacctccaggcctgtGAGCCGCCGGTGTGCGATCAATGCCCGCAACGCCTTGACTGCTCTGTTCACCTCTGGTGGCCGCCCGCCCAGCCAGCCCAGCGCCCAGGACACAGCAAAAACCTCCAGCAAGGTGACGGCCCGGCCCCCTCTACCTCAGCCCCCACTGCCCCGGCGCTCGACCCGCCTCAAAACCTGA
- the CIZ1 gene encoding cip1-interacting zinc finger protein isoform X10: MDSGRLHAPSHPNPARGRGSRDSGGRGAVGWGRSSWKSPSMSPPDDRPLWTADGPWAQSRPCPMRRTRDGGSAPPEAPSQPGAEPAARQAPAAMFNQQQQLQQQQLQQLQQQQLQQQQQMLQQLLQQSPPQAPLPMAVSRGLPQQQPQQQLLNLQGTNSASLFNGSMLQRALLLQQLQGNLRSYSLATPNLTAPSLPAPPLATPNLQQFFPQATRQSLLGPPPVGVPINPSQLNLSGRTPQKQARTPSSTTPNRKTMPVEDKSDPPEGSEEATEPQTDTPEDQDTSPGPDGITKEKGTPAPEPESCEASEPPAKRSKSSEGPTEKGPPGQLQAKVQPQARMTAPKQTQTPELLPEPQEARVQPCFQPRVLQIQAQVQPQTQLQMPPVDVQVQPKLQKQAQTQTSPEHLVLQQVQLKLQKQAEPQKQVQSQMQPQAHSKPPRQAEPQKQVQPQMQPQAHSQPPRQAQPQLQKQAQTQTYPQAQAEAQPRVQPLEQPREQPPMQLPVQPLDQTQGQPQTQSQVSLPASEQTPVLVHSTVLETPPDMIEARAGLEEASPEPAGAQVSMEESQEELTSGLDVGECEKRAREMLGMWGAGGSLKVTILQSSDSRAFSTVSLAPGPRSGDSTSAAPATASAPSKQALQFFCYICKANCSSQQEFQDHMSGAQHQQRLGEIQHMSQACLLSLLPVPRDVLEREDEEPPPRRWCNTCQVYYVGDLIQHRRTQDHKIAKQSLRPFCTICNRYFKTPRKFVEHVKSQGHKDKVKELKMLEKEIAGQDEDHFITVDAVGCFEGDEEEEDDDDEEEEEIEVEEEFCKQVRSRDISIEEWKGSETYSPNTAYGVDFLVPVMGYICRICHKFYHSNSGAQLSHCKTLAHFENLQKYKKAKNPSPTSRPVSRRCAINARNALTALFTSGGRPPSQPSAQDTAKTSSKVTARPPLPQPPLPRRSTRLKT, encoded by the exons ATGGACAGCGGTCGGCTGCACGCCCCCTCCCATCCCAACCCCGCGCGGGGCCGGGGATCGCGGGACAGTGGCGGCCGCGGGGCGGTCGGTTGGGGACGGTCCTCCTGGAAGTCGCCCTCGATGTCGCCGCCAGACGACAGACCCCTCTGGACAGCAGACGGACCTTGGGCTCAGAGCCGACCCTGCCCAATGCGGAGGACGCGCGACGGAGGGTCTGCGCCGCCCGAGGCCCCCTCGCAGCCGGGAGCCGAGCCCGCGGCCCGCCAGGCGCCGG ccgcCATGTTCAACCAGCAGCAGCaactccagcagcagcagctccagcaattacagcagcagcagctccagcaGCAGCAACAGATGCTCCAGCAGCTGCTCCAGCAGTCCCCTCCGCAGGCCCCACTGCCCATGGCTGTCAGCCG GGGGCTCCCCCAGCAGCAACCCCAGCAGCAGCTTCTGAATCTCCAGGGCACCAACTCGGCCTCCCTCTTCAACGGTTCCATGCTCCAGAGAGCTTTGCTTCTGCAGCAGTTGCAAG GTAACCTCCGCAGCTACAGCCTGGCAACTCCGAACCTGAcagcccccagcctcccagccccgcCGCTGGCCACCCCAAATCTGCAGCAGTTCTTTCCCCAGGCCACTCGGCAGTCTCTGCTGGGCCCCCCTCCTGTTGGGGTCCCCATAAACCCCTCCCAACTCAACCTTTCAGGGCGGACCCCCCAGAAACAGGCCCGGaccccctcctccaccacccctAATCGCAAG ACGATGCCCGTGGAAGACAAGTCAGACCCCCCAGAGGGGTCTGAGGAAGCCACAGAACCCCAAACAGACACACCAGAAG ACCAAGATACCTCTCCCGGCCCAGATGGCATCACTAAGGAAAAAGGCACTCCAGCACCTGAGCCCGAGTCTTGTGAGGCATCTGAGCCACCAGCCAAGAGGTCAAAGAG CTCAGAGGGGCCCACAGAGAAGGGACCCCCAGGGCAGCTGCAGGCAAAGGTCCAGCCACAGGCCCGGATGACGGCACCGAAGCAGACACAGACCCCTGAGCTGCTGCCTGAGCCCCAGGAAGCCCGAGTGCAGCCATGTTTCCAGCCACGGGTTCTGCAGATCCAGGCCCAGGTGCAGCCACAGACTCAGCTACAGATGCCACCAGTGGATGTCCAGGTGCAGCCAAAGCTGCAGAAGCAGGCACAGACACAGACCTCTCCAGAGCACTTAGTGCTGCAGCAGGTGCAGCTGAAGCTGCAGAAGCAGGCAGAGCCACAGAAGCAGGTGCAGTCACAGATGCAGCCACAGGCACATTCAAAGCCCCCAAGGCAGGCTGAGCCACAGAAGCAGGTGCAGCCACAGATGCAGCCACAGGCACATTCACAGCCCCCAAGGCAGGCTCAGCCACAGCTGCAGAAGCAGGCACAGACGCAGACGTATCCACAGGCCCAGGCAGAAGCACAGCCAAGGGTTCAGCCACTGGAGCAGCCACGGGAGCAACCTCCAATGCAGTTGCCAGTGCAGCCACTGGACCAGACCCAGGGGCAGCCTCAGACCCAGTCACAGGTGTCATTGCCAGCATCAGAGCAAACACCGGTTCTGGTTCATTCCACAGTACTGGAGACACCTCCTGACATGATAGAAGCTAGAGCAG GCCTGGAGGAGGCCTCGCCGGAGCCAGCAGGTGCCCAGGTCAGCATGGAGGAGAGCCAGGAGGAGTTGACCAGTGGCCTGGATGTGGGAGAATGTgaaaaaagagcaagagagatGCTAGGG ATGTGGGGTGCCGGGGGCTCCCTGAAGGTCACCATCCTGCAGAGCAGTGACAGCCGGGCCTTCAGCACCGTCTCCCTCGCACCCGGGCCGCGTTCTGGGGACTCCACCTCCGCCGCCCCCGCCACCGCCAGCGCGCCCTCTAAGCAGGCCCTCCAGTTCTTCTGCTACATCTGCAAGGCCAACTGCAGCAGCCAGCAG GAGTTCCAGGACCACATGTCGGGGGCCCAGCACCAGCAGAGGCTCGGGGAGATCCAGCATATGAGCCAAGCCTGCCTCCTGTCCCTGCTGCCTGTGCCCCGGGATGTCCTGGAGAGAGAGGACGA AGAGCCCCCACCGAGGCGCTGGTGCAACACCTGCCAGGTCTACTACGTGGGGGACCTGATCCAGCACCGCAGGACACAGGACCACAAG ATCGCCAAACAATCGCTGCGACCTTTCTGCACTATTTGCAACCGCTACTTCAAGACCCCCCGCAAGTTTGTGGAGCATGTGAAGTCCCAGGGGCACAAGGATAAAGTCAAGGAG CTGAAGATGCTTGAGAAAGAGATAGCTGGCCAAGATGAGGACCACTTCATCACGGTGGATGCCGTGGGCTGCTTTGAGGGTGATGAAGAAGAGGAGGACGACGATGACGAGGAAGAAGAAGAGATCGAGGTTGAGGAGGAATTCTGCAAGCAG GTGAGGTCCAGAGATATATCCATAGAGGAGTGGAAAGGCTCGGAGACCTACAGCCCCAACACCGCATATG GTGTGGACTTCCTGGTGCCCGTGATGGGGTATATCTGCCGCATCTGCCATAAGTTCTACCACAGCAACTCGGGGGCGCAGCTCTCCCACTGCAAGACCTTGGCCCACTTCGAGAACCTGCAG AAATACAAGAAGGCCAAgaaccccagccccacctccaggcctgtGAGCCGCCGGTGTGCGATCAATGCCCGCAACGCCTTGACTGCTCTGTTCACCTCTGGTGGCCGCCCGCCCAGCCAGCCCAGCGCCCAGGACACAGCAAAAACCTCCAGCAAGGTGACGGCCCGGCCCCCTCTACCTCAGCCCCCACTGCCCCGGCGCTCGACCCGCCTCAAAACCTGA
- the CIZ1 gene encoding cip1-interacting zinc finger protein isoform X8 has translation MDSGRLHAPSHPNPARGRGSRDSGGRGAVGWGRSSWKSPSMSPPDDRPLWTADGPWAQSRPCPMRRTRDGGSAPPEAPSQPGAEPAARQAPAAMFNQQQQLQQQQLQQLQQQQLQQQQQMLQQLLQQSPPQAPLPMAVSRGLPQQQPQQQLLNLQGTNSASLFNGSMLQRALLLQQLQGNLRSYSLATPNLTAPSLPAPPLATPNLQQFFPQATRQSLLGPPPVGVPINPSQLNLSGRTPQKQARTPSSTTPNRKDSSSQTMPVEDKSDPPEGSEEATEPQTDTPEDQDTSPGPDGITKEKGTPAPEPESCEASEPPAKRSKSSEGPTEKGPPGQLQAKVQPQARMTAPKQTQTPELLPEPQEARVQPCFQPRVLQIQAQVQPQTQLQMPPVDVQVQPKLQKQAQTQTSPEHLVLQQVQLKLQKQAEPQKQVQSQMQPQAHSKPPRQAEPQKQVQPQMQPQAHSQPPRQAQPQLQKQAQTQTYPQAQAEAQPRVQPLEQPREQPPMQLPVQPLDQTQGQPQTQSQVSLPASEQTPVLVHSTVLETPPDMIEARAGLEEASPEPAGAQVSMEESQEELTSGLDVGECEKRAREMLGMWGAGGSLKVTILQSSDSRAFSTVSLAPGPRSGDSTSAAPATASAPSKQALQFFCYICKANCSSQQEFQDHMSGAQHQQRLGEIQHMSQACLLSLLPVPRDVLEREDEEPPPRRWCNTCQVYYVGDLIQHRRTQDHKIAKQSLRPFCTICNRYFKTPRKFVEHVKSQGHKDKVKELKMLEKEIAGQDEDHFITVDAVGCFEGDEEEEDDDDEEEEEIEVEEEFCKQVRSRDISIEEWKGSETYSPNTAYGVDFLVPVMGYICRICHKFYHSNSGAQLSHCKTLAHFENLQKYKKAKNPSPTSRPVSRRCAINARNALTALFTSGGRPPSQPSAQDTAKTSSKVTARPPLPQPPLPRRSTRLKT, from the exons ATGGACAGCGGTCGGCTGCACGCCCCCTCCCATCCCAACCCCGCGCGGGGCCGGGGATCGCGGGACAGTGGCGGCCGCGGGGCGGTCGGTTGGGGACGGTCCTCCTGGAAGTCGCCCTCGATGTCGCCGCCAGACGACAGACCCCTCTGGACAGCAGACGGACCTTGGGCTCAGAGCCGACCCTGCCCAATGCGGAGGACGCGCGACGGAGGGTCTGCGCCGCCCGAGGCCCCCTCGCAGCCGGGAGCCGAGCCCGCGGCCCGCCAGGCGCCGG ccgcCATGTTCAACCAGCAGCAGCaactccagcagcagcagctccagcaattacagcagcagcagctccagcaGCAGCAACAGATGCTCCAGCAGCTGCTCCAGCAGTCCCCTCCGCAGGCCCCACTGCCCATGGCTGTCAGCCG GGGGCTCCCCCAGCAGCAACCCCAGCAGCAGCTTCTGAATCTCCAGGGCACCAACTCGGCCTCCCTCTTCAACGGTTCCATGCTCCAGAGAGCTTTGCTTCTGCAGCAGTTGCAAG GTAACCTCCGCAGCTACAGCCTGGCAACTCCGAACCTGAcagcccccagcctcccagccccgcCGCTGGCCACCCCAAATCTGCAGCAGTTCTTTCCCCAGGCCACTCGGCAGTCTCTGCTGGGCCCCCCTCCTGTTGGGGTCCCCATAAACCCCTCCCAACTCAACCTTTCAGGGCGGACCCCCCAGAAACAGGCCCGGaccccctcctccaccacccctAATCGCAAG GATTCTTCTTCTCAGACGATGCCCGTGGAAGACAAGTCAGACCCCCCAGAGGGGTCTGAGGAAGCCACAGAACCCCAAACAGACACACCAGAAG ACCAAGATACCTCTCCCGGCCCAGATGGCATCACTAAGGAAAAAGGCACTCCAGCACCTGAGCCCGAGTCTTGTGAGGCATCTGAGCCACCAGCCAAGAGGTCAAAGAG CTCAGAGGGGCCCACAGAGAAGGGACCCCCAGGGCAGCTGCAGGCAAAGGTCCAGCCACAGGCCCGGATGACGGCACCGAAGCAGACACAGACCCCTGAGCTGCTGCCTGAGCCCCAGGAAGCCCGAGTGCAGCCATGTTTCCAGCCACGGGTTCTGCAGATCCAGGCCCAGGTGCAGCCACAGACTCAGCTACAGATGCCACCAGTGGATGTCCAGGTGCAGCCAAAGCTGCAGAAGCAGGCACAGACACAGACCTCTCCAGAGCACTTAGTGCTGCAGCAGGTGCAGCTGAAGCTGCAGAAGCAGGCAGAGCCACAGAAGCAGGTGCAGTCACAGATGCAGCCACAGGCACATTCAAAGCCCCCAAGGCAGGCTGAGCCACAGAAGCAGGTGCAGCCACAGATGCAGCCACAGGCACATTCACAGCCCCCAAGGCAGGCTCAGCCACAGCTGCAGAAGCAGGCACAGACGCAGACGTATCCACAGGCCCAGGCAGAAGCACAGCCAAGGGTTCAGCCACTGGAGCAGCCACGGGAGCAACCTCCAATGCAGTTGCCAGTGCAGCCACTGGACCAGACCCAGGGGCAGCCTCAGACCCAGTCACAGGTGTCATTGCCAGCATCAGAGCAAACACCGGTTCTGGTTCATTCCACAGTACTGGAGACACCTCCTGACATGATAGAAGCTAGAGCAG GCCTGGAGGAGGCCTCGCCGGAGCCAGCAGGTGCCCAGGTCAGCATGGAGGAGAGCCAGGAGGAGTTGACCAGTGGCCTGGATGTGGGAGAATGTgaaaaaagagcaagagagatGCTAGGG ATGTGGGGTGCCGGGGGCTCCCTGAAGGTCACCATCCTGCAGAGCAGTGACAGCCGGGCCTTCAGCACCGTCTCCCTCGCACCCGGGCCGCGTTCTGGGGACTCCACCTCCGCCGCCCCCGCCACCGCCAGCGCGCCCTCTAAGCAGGCCCTCCAGTTCTTCTGCTACATCTGCAAGGCCAACTGCAGCAGCCAGCAG GAGTTCCAGGACCACATGTCGGGGGCCCAGCACCAGCAGAGGCTCGGGGAGATCCAGCATATGAGCCAAGCCTGCCTCCTGTCCCTGCTGCCTGTGCCCCGGGATGTCCTGGAGAGAGAGGACGA AGAGCCCCCACCGAGGCGCTGGTGCAACACCTGCCAGGTCTACTACGTGGGGGACCTGATCCAGCACCGCAGGACACAGGACCACAAG ATCGCCAAACAATCGCTGCGACCTTTCTGCACTATTTGCAACCGCTACTTCAAGACCCCCCGCAAGTTTGTGGAGCATGTGAAGTCCCAGGGGCACAAGGATAAAGTCAAGGAG CTGAAGATGCTTGAGAAAGAGATAGCTGGCCAAGATGAGGACCACTTCATCACGGTGGATGCCGTGGGCTGCTTTGAGGGTGATGAAGAAGAGGAGGACGACGATGACGAGGAAGAAGAAGAGATCGAGGTTGAGGAGGAATTCTGCAAGCAG GTGAGGTCCAGAGATATATCCATAGAGGAGTGGAAAGGCTCGGAGACCTACAGCCCCAACACCGCATATG GTGTGGACTTCCTGGTGCCCGTGATGGGGTATATCTGCCGCATCTGCCATAAGTTCTACCACAGCAACTCGGGGGCGCAGCTCTCCCACTGCAAGACCTTGGCCCACTTCGAGAACCTGCAG AAATACAAGAAGGCCAAgaaccccagccccacctccaggcctgtGAGCCGCCGGTGTGCGATCAATGCCCGCAACGCCTTGACTGCTCTGTTCACCTCTGGTGGCCGCCCGCCCAGCCAGCCCAGCGCCCAGGACACAGCAAAAACCTCCAGCAAGGTGACGGCCCGGCCCCCTCTACCTCAGCCCCCACTGCCCCGGCGCTCGACCCGCCTCAAAACCTGA
- the CIZ1 gene encoding cip1-interacting zinc finger protein isoform X20, which yields MFNQQQQLQQQQLQQLQQQQLQQQQQMLQQLLQQSPPQAPLPMAVSRGLPQQQPQQQLLNLQGTNSASLFNGSMLQRALLLQQLQGLDQFAMPPAAYDSAGLPMPTATLGNLRSYSLATPNLTAPSLPAPPLATPNLQQFFPQATRQSLLGPPPVGVPINPSQLNLSGRTPQKQARTPSSTTPNRKDSSSQTMPVEDKSDPPEGSEEATEPQTDTPEDQDTSPGPDGITKEKGTPAPEPESCEASEPPAKRSKSSEGPTEKGPPGQLQAKVQPQARMTAPKQTQTPELLPEPQEARVQPCFQPRVLQIQAQVQPQTQLQMPPVDVQVQPKLQKQAQTQTSPEHLVLQQVQLKLQKQAEPQKQVQSQMQPQAHSKPPRQAEPQKQVQPQMQPQAHSQPPRQAQPQLQKQAQTQTYPQAQAEAQPRVQPLEQPREQPPMQLPVQPLDQTQGQPQTQSQVSLPASEQTPVLVHSTVLETPPDMIEARAGLEEASPEPAGAQVSMEESQEELTSGLDVGECEKRAREMLGMWGAGGSLKVTILQSSDSRAFSTVSLAPGPRSGDSTSAAPATASAPSKQALQFFCYICKANCSSQQEFQDHMSGAQHQQRLGEIQHMSQACLLSLLPVPRDVLEREDEEPPPRRWCNTCQVYYVGDLIQHRRTQDHKIAKQSLRPFCTICNRYFKTPRKFVEHVKSQGHKDKVKELKMLEKEIAGQDEDHFITVDAVGCFEGDEEEEDDDDEEEEEIEVEEEFCKQVRSRDISIEEWKGSETYSPNTAYGVDFLVPVMGYICRICHKFYHSNSGAQLSHCKTLAHFENLQKYKKAKNPSPTSRPVSRRCAINARNALTALFTSGGRPPSQPSAQDTAKTSSKVTARPPLPQPPLPRRSTRLKT from the exons ATGTTCAACCAGCAGCAGCaactccagcagcagcagctccagcaattacagcagcagcagctccagcaGCAGCAACAGATGCTCCAGCAGCTGCTCCAGCAGTCCCCTCCGCAGGCCCCACTGCCCATGGCTGTCAGCCG GGGGCTCCCCCAGCAGCAACCCCAGCAGCAGCTTCTGAATCTCCAGGGCACCAACTCGGCCTCCCTCTTCAACGGTTCCATGCTCCAGAGAGCTTTGCTTCTGCAGCAGTTGCAAG GACTGGACCAGTTTGCAATGCCACCAGCCGCGTATGACAGTGCCGGTCTCCCCATGCCCACAGCAACATTGG GTAACCTCCGCAGCTACAGCCTGGCAACTCCGAACCTGAcagcccccagcctcccagccccgcCGCTGGCCACCCCAAATCTGCAGCAGTTCTTTCCCCAGGCCACTCGGCAGTCTCTGCTGGGCCCCCCTCCTGTTGGGGTCCCCATAAACCCCTCCCAACTCAACCTTTCAGGGCGGACCCCCCAGAAACAGGCCCGGaccccctcctccaccacccctAATCGCAAG GATTCTTCTTCTCAGACGATGCCCGTGGAAGACAAGTCAGACCCCCCAGAGGGGTCTGAGGAAGCCACAGAACCCCAAACAGACACACCAGAAG ACCAAGATACCTCTCCCGGCCCAGATGGCATCACTAAGGAAAAAGGCACTCCAGCACCTGAGCCCGAGTCTTGTGAGGCATCTGAGCCACCAGCCAAGAGGTCAAAGAG CTCAGAGGGGCCCACAGAGAAGGGACCCCCAGGGCAGCTGCAGGCAAAGGTCCAGCCACAGGCCCGGATGACGGCACCGAAGCAGACACAGACCCCTGAGCTGCTGCCTGAGCCCCAGGAAGCCCGAGTGCAGCCATGTTTCCAGCCACGGGTTCTGCAGATCCAGGCCCAGGTGCAGCCACAGACTCAGCTACAGATGCCACCAGTGGATGTCCAGGTGCAGCCAAAGCTGCAGAAGCAGGCACAGACACAGACCTCTCCAGAGCACTTAGTGCTGCAGCAGGTGCAGCTGAAGCTGCAGAAGCAGGCAGAGCCACAGAAGCAGGTGCAGTCACAGATGCAGCCACAGGCACATTCAAAGCCCCCAAGGCAGGCTGAGCCACAGAAGCAGGTGCAGCCACAGATGCAGCCACAGGCACATTCACAGCCCCCAAGGCAGGCTCAGCCACAGCTGCAGAAGCAGGCACAGACGCAGACGTATCCACAGGCCCAGGCAGAAGCACAGCCAAGGGTTCAGCCACTGGAGCAGCCACGGGAGCAACCTCCAATGCAGTTGCCAGTGCAGCCACTGGACCAGACCCAGGGGCAGCCTCAGACCCAGTCACAGGTGTCATTGCCAGCATCAGAGCAAACACCGGTTCTGGTTCATTCCACAGTACTGGAGACACCTCCTGACATGATAGAAGCTAGAGCAG GCCTGGAGGAGGCCTCGCCGGAGCCAGCAGGTGCCCAGGTCAGCATGGAGGAGAGCCAGGAGGAGTTGACCAGTGGCCTGGATGTGGGAGAATGTgaaaaaagagcaagagagatGCTAGGG ATGTGGGGTGCCGGGGGCTCCCTGAAGGTCACCATCCTGCAGAGCAGTGACAGCCGGGCCTTCAGCACCGTCTCCCTCGCACCCGGGCCGCGTTCTGGGGACTCCACCTCCGCCGCCCCCGCCACCGCCAGCGCGCCCTCTAAGCAGGCCCTCCAGTTCTTCTGCTACATCTGCAAGGCCAACTGCAGCAGCCAGCAG GAGTTCCAGGACCACATGTCGGGGGCCCAGCACCAGCAGAGGCTCGGGGAGATCCAGCATATGAGCCAAGCCTGCCTCCTGTCCCTGCTGCCTGTGCCCCGGGATGTCCTGGAGAGAGAGGACGA AGAGCCCCCACCGAGGCGCTGGTGCAACACCTGCCAGGTCTACTACGTGGGGGACCTGATCCAGCACCGCAGGACACAGGACCACAAG ATCGCCAAACAATCGCTGCGACCTTTCTGCACTATTTGCAACCGCTACTTCAAGACCCCCCGCAAGTTTGTGGAGCATGTGAAGTCCCAGGGGCACAAGGATAAAGTCAAGGAG CTGAAGATGCTTGAGAAAGAGATAGCTGGCCAAGATGAGGACCACTTCATCACGGTGGATGCCGTGGGCTGCTTTGAGGGTGATGAAGAAGAGGAGGACGACGATGACGAGGAAGAAGAAGAGATCGAGGTTGAGGAGGAATTCTGCAAGCAG GTGAGGTCCAGAGATATATCCATAGAGGAGTGGAAAGGCTCGGAGACCTACAGCCCCAACACCGCATATG GTGTGGACTTCCTGGTGCCCGTGATGGGGTATATCTGCCGCATCTGCCATAAGTTCTACCACAGCAACTCGGGGGCGCAGCTCTCCCACTGCAAGACCTTGGCCCACTTCGAGAACCTGCAG AAATACAAGAAGGCCAAgaaccccagccccacctccaggcctgtGAGCCGCCGGTGTGCGATCAATGCCCGCAACGCCTTGACTGCTCTGTTCACCTCTGGTGGCCGCCCGCCCAGCCAGCCCAGCGCCCAGGACACAGCAAAAACCTCCAGCAAGGTGACGGCCCGGCCCCCTCTACCTCAGCCCCCACTGCCCCGGCGCTCGACCCGCCTCAAAACCTGA